The following proteins are encoded in a genomic region of Archangium lipolyticum:
- a CDS encoding prolyl oligopeptidase family serine peptidase, which translates to MRIRALSAAACALWLTHCSHAPAQLEAQSSGASQASTSSETAASTPASPSAQAPARLAYPAARKDDVVDDYHGTKVADPYRWLENPDSPESRQWIEAQNKLTFGYLEKIPGRAQLKQRFTELWDFEKFSVPMREGNRYFFSRNNGLQNQSVLYTADSLEAEPRVLLDPNTLSADGTVAVSGLSISDDGNLLAYGLAASGSDWVEWHVRDVRTGKDLPDIIKWVKFSGASWTKDGKGFFYSRYDEPKAAEAMSGANYFQKLYFHKLGTPQSEDTLVYERKDHKEWGFGGRVTDDGRYLLIRISRGTERKNLIFYKDLKDPKAKVVELLRDWDADYDYIDNDGTLFWFKTDLDAPRGRVVAIDLRKPERKNWKEIIPQGEETISSVSLVNDRFIVNVLKDARSQVRLFSREGKPVGEVALPGLGTASGFFGKRTDTETFYSYASYTTPATIYRYDLKTGQSQVYKAPKVKFDPSLYETTQVFFTSKDGTRVPMFLSHKKGLKLDGTNPTMLYGYGGFDVSLTPGFSVGSLVWMEQGGVWAVANLRGGGEYGREWYKAGTKLQKQNVFDDFISAAEWLIANKYTSTPKLAITGRSNGGLLVGAAVTQRPELFGVALPGVGVMDMLRFHKFTIGWAWTSDYGSSENPEEFKALQAYSPLHNLKPGTRYPPMLVHTADHDDRVVPGHSFKFTAAAQAAQAGEAPVLIRIETKAGHGAGKPTTKVIEEYSDLWAFTLYQMGVNPGQAVAADQGR; encoded by the coding sequence ATGCGAATCCGCGCTTTGTCCGCCGCCGCGTGTGCCCTCTGGCTCACGCACTGCAGTCATGCTCCGGCGCAGCTGGAGGCCCAGTCCTCCGGCGCGTCCCAGGCTTCCACTTCCAGCGAGACCGCCGCCTCCACTCCGGCGAGCCCCTCCGCCCAGGCTCCCGCGCGCCTGGCCTATCCGGCCGCGCGCAAGGACGACGTGGTCGACGACTACCACGGCACGAAGGTGGCGGACCCGTACCGCTGGTTGGAGAACCCGGATTCGCCCGAGTCCCGCCAGTGGATCGAAGCCCAGAACAAGCTCACCTTCGGCTATCTGGAGAAGATTCCGGGCCGTGCACAGCTCAAGCAGCGCTTCACCGAGCTGTGGGACTTCGAGAAGTTCAGCGTGCCCATGCGCGAGGGCAACCGCTACTTCTTCAGCCGCAACAATGGCCTGCAGAACCAGTCGGTGCTCTATACGGCCGACTCGCTCGAGGCCGAGCCCCGGGTGTTGTTGGATCCGAACACGCTGTCGGCGGACGGCACGGTGGCCGTCAGCGGCCTGTCCATCTCGGATGACGGCAACCTGCTCGCGTACGGTCTGGCCGCCTCCGGCAGTGACTGGGTCGAGTGGCACGTGCGCGACGTGCGCACCGGCAAGGACCTGCCGGACATCATCAAGTGGGTGAAGTTCTCCGGCGCCTCGTGGACGAAGGACGGCAAGGGCTTCTTCTACAGCCGCTATGACGAGCCGAAGGCCGCCGAGGCGATGAGCGGCGCCAACTACTTCCAGAAGCTCTATTTCCACAAGCTGGGCACGCCGCAGAGCGAGGACACCCTCGTCTACGAGCGCAAGGACCACAAGGAGTGGGGCTTCGGCGGCCGCGTCACCGACGACGGGCGCTACCTGCTCATCCGGATCTCCCGCGGCACCGAGCGCAAGAACCTCATCTTCTACAAGGACCTGAAGGACCCCAAGGCCAAGGTCGTCGAGCTGCTGCGCGACTGGGACGCGGACTACGACTACATCGACAACGACGGGACGCTCTTCTGGTTCAAGACGGACCTGGACGCGCCGCGTGGCCGCGTCGTCGCCATCGACCTGCGCAAGCCGGAGCGCAAGAACTGGAAGGAGATCATCCCCCAGGGCGAGGAGACGATCTCCTCGGTGAGCCTGGTCAATGACCGGTTCATCGTCAACGTGCTGAAGGATGCCCGCTCGCAGGTGCGCCTGTTCTCGCGCGAGGGCAAGCCCGTGGGCGAGGTGGCGCTGCCCGGCCTGGGCACCGCCTCCGGCTTCTTCGGCAAGCGCACGGACACGGAGACCTTCTACTCCTACGCCAGCTACACCACGCCCGCGACCATCTACCGGTATGACCTGAAGACCGGCCAGAGCCAGGTGTACAAGGCGCCCAAGGTGAAGTTCGACCCGTCGCTGTACGAGACGACGCAGGTCTTCTTCACGAGCAAGGACGGCACCCGCGTCCCCATGTTCCTCAGCCACAAGAAGGGGCTGAAGCTGGATGGGACGAACCCCACCATGCTGTACGGCTACGGCGGCTTCGACGTGTCGCTGACTCCGGGCTTCAGCGTGGGCAGCCTGGTGTGGATGGAGCAGGGCGGTGTCTGGGCCGTGGCCAACCTGCGCGGCGGTGGAGAGTACGGCCGCGAGTGGTACAAGGCCGGCACGAAGCTGCAGAAGCAGAACGTCTTCGACGACTTCATCTCCGCGGCCGAGTGGCTCATCGCCAACAAGTACACGTCCACCCCGAAGCTGGCCATCACCGGCCGCTCCAATGGTGGCCTGCTGGTGGGCGCGGCGGTGACGCAGCGTCCGGAGCTGTTCGGCGTGGCCCTGCCGGGCGTGGGCGTGATGGACATGCTGCGCTTCCACAAGTTCACCATCGGCTGGGCCTGGACGAGCGACTACGGCTCCTCGGAGAACCCGGAGGAGTTCAAGGCGCTCCAGGCCTACTCGCCGCTGCACAACCTGAAGCCGGGCACGCGCTACCCGCCCATGCTCGTCCACACCGCGGACCATGACGACCGCGTGGTGCCGGGCCACAGCTTCAAGTTCACCGCGGCCGCCCAGGCGGCGCAGGCCGGTGAGGCTCCGGTGCTCATCCGCATCGAGACGAAGGCCGGCCACGGCGCGGGCAAGCCCACCACCAAGGTCATCGAGGAGTACTCCGACCTGTGGGCCTTCACGCTGTACCAGATGGGCGTGAACCCCGGGCAGGCCGTCGCGGCCGACCAGGGCCGCTGA
- a CDS encoding M13 family metallopeptidase, producing MNSKKFLRNSWAQGALGACLLLGGCTATTQNTPSAQASKPRALGVDTKNFDSSVRPQDDFYRYVNGTWLKTAQIPADKGRYGSFIELRDKSEAALRTLIEEAAAAKEKKAGSDAQKIGDLYESFMDTARIQALGLEPARAELNRIAALQDKQQLPELFAELTRAGVPTPFVLFVGQDAKQAERYIAYVNQSGLGLPDRDYYLKQDARLAETRAAYLTYIETLMRLGGEKDPAGAAKAIMALETALAEKHWDRVRNRDREATYNFKSVAELEKLTPNFSWTRYIKAQGAEKTPGIIVRQPDYFQAADALLASTPLPVLKQYLTFKLLDDAAPLLSTPFEEAHFAFRGKTLQGLQENRPRWKRGVEAVDRSLGEAVGKLYVERNFSPESKARMQELVKNLQVAFKQGIDQLEWMSPDTKAQAQDKLARFTVKIGYPEKWRDYSALTIARDDLYGNIKRSNAFEYRRIIDRLGKPIDRAEWGMTPQTVNAYYSSTMNEIVFPAAILQPPFFNPEADDATNYGAIGGVIGHEISHGFDDQGARSDGNGNLRDWWSQTDKAAFQQRTGMLSDQYSAFSPLQGMNVNGKLTLGENIGDLSGLTVAYKAYKLSLGDKEAPVIEGFTGDQRFFLGWAQVWRSLNRDDALRQQLLTDPHSPGEYRVNGVVRNMPEFYNAFGVKEGDGAYLPPEKRVKVW from the coding sequence ATGAACAGCAAGAAGTTCCTCCGCAACTCCTGGGCGCAGGGCGCGCTCGGGGCCTGCCTTCTCCTGGGCGGGTGCACGGCCACCACGCAGAACACCCCGTCCGCCCAGGCGTCCAAGCCGCGGGCGCTCGGCGTCGACACGAAGAACTTCGACTCCAGCGTGCGCCCCCAGGATGACTTCTACCGCTACGTCAACGGCACGTGGCTGAAGACCGCCCAGATTCCGGCGGACAAGGGCCGTTACGGCTCCTTCATCGAGCTGCGTGACAAGAGCGAGGCCGCTCTGCGCACCCTCATCGAGGAGGCCGCCGCCGCCAAGGAGAAGAAGGCCGGCTCGGACGCGCAGAAGATCGGCGACCTGTATGAGAGCTTCATGGACACGGCGCGCATCCAGGCGCTCGGCCTCGAGCCGGCGCGCGCGGAGCTCAACCGCATCGCCGCCCTCCAGGACAAGCAGCAGCTCCCCGAGCTGTTCGCCGAGCTGACGCGCGCGGGCGTCCCGACGCCGTTCGTCCTCTTCGTGGGCCAGGACGCGAAGCAGGCGGAGCGCTACATCGCCTACGTCAACCAGAGCGGTCTGGGCCTGCCGGATCGCGACTACTACCTCAAGCAGGATGCGCGTCTGGCCGAGACGCGCGCCGCCTATCTCACCTACATCGAGACGCTGATGCGTCTGGGCGGTGAGAAGGATCCCGCCGGCGCGGCCAAGGCCATCATGGCCCTGGAGACCGCGCTCGCCGAGAAGCACTGGGATCGCGTGCGCAACCGCGACCGCGAGGCCACCTACAACTTCAAGAGCGTGGCGGAGCTGGAGAAGCTCACCCCGAACTTCTCGTGGACGCGCTACATCAAGGCCCAGGGCGCGGAGAAGACGCCGGGCATCATCGTGCGCCAGCCGGACTACTTCCAGGCCGCTGACGCGCTGCTGGCCAGCACGCCGCTGCCGGTGCTCAAGCAATACCTCACCTTCAAGCTGCTCGACGACGCGGCGCCCCTGCTGAGCACGCCCTTCGAGGAGGCCCACTTCGCCTTCCGTGGCAAGACGCTGCAGGGCCTGCAGGAGAACCGTCCCCGCTGGAAGCGCGGCGTGGAGGCCGTGGATCGCTCGCTGGGCGAGGCGGTCGGCAAGCTCTACGTGGAGCGCAACTTCAGCCCCGAGAGCAAGGCCCGCATGCAGGAGCTGGTGAAGAACCTGCAGGTCGCCTTCAAGCAGGGCATCGACCAGCTCGAGTGGATGAGCCCGGACACCAAGGCCCAGGCCCAGGACAAGCTGGCCAGATTCACCGTGAAGATCGGCTACCCGGAGAAGTGGCGCGACTACTCCGCGCTCACCATCGCCAGGGACGATCTCTACGGCAACATCAAGCGCTCCAACGCGTTCGAGTACCGCCGCATCATCGACCGGCTCGGCAAGCCCATCGACCGGGCCGAGTGGGGCATGACGCCGCAGACGGTGAATGCCTACTACAGCTCGACGATGAACGAGATCGTCTTCCCGGCCGCCATCCTCCAGCCGCCGTTCTTCAACCCGGAGGCGGATGACGCCACCAACTACGGCGCCATCGGCGGCGTCATCGGCCATGAGATCAGCCACGGCTTCGACGACCAGGGGGCCCGCTCCGACGGCAACGGCAACCTGCGCGACTGGTGGAGCCAGACCGACAAGGCCGCCTTCCAGCAGCGCACCGGCATGTTGTCGGATCAGTACTCCGCCTTCAGCCCGCTGCAGGGCATGAACGTCAACGGCAAGCTCACCCTGGGTGAGAACATCGGCGACCTGAGCGGCCTGACGGTGGCCTACAAGGCCTACAAGTTGTCGCTGGGTGACAAGGAGGCCCCGGTCATCGAGGGCTTCACCGGCGACCAGCGCTTCTTCCTCGGCTGGGCCCAGGTGTGGCGCTCGCTCAACCGCGACGACGCGCTCCGGCAGCAGCTGCTCACCGACCCGCACTCCCCGGGCGAGTACCGGGTGAACGGCGTGGTGCGCAACATGCCCGAGTTCTACAACGCCTTCGGTGTGAAGGAGGGCGACGGCGCGTACCTGCCGCCCGAGAAGCGCGTCAAGGTCTGGTGA
- a CDS encoding glutathione S-transferase family protein has protein sequence MPHPERTLYQFTISHYCEKTRWNLDAKGLSYGVENLIPGPHRLLTKRLTKGGRGTVPLLVDRGNVVTDSTDIALHLERAYPSAPALIPASGAERERVLELEAFFDEMAGKHVRRWVYAQLFGSGVDITPIMFGAFPPPMRLLGRALVPLIKQAIRRQYQLTPPKVEESRVKLLEGLERLEREIQGDPSRYLVGASLSLADITAASLYAPLLAPEGSPYHRPGQPTAPAIEEMRAAINARPAGQWLARRYQEDRQRPARGFTG, from the coding sequence ATGCCCCATCCCGAACGCACCCTGTACCAGTTCACCATCTCGCACTACTGCGAGAAGACCCGGTGGAACCTCGACGCCAAGGGCCTCTCCTACGGCGTGGAGAACCTCATCCCCGGCCCGCACCGCCTGTTGACGAAGCGCCTCACGAAGGGAGGGCGCGGCACCGTGCCCCTGTTGGTGGATCGCGGCAACGTCGTCACGGACTCCACCGACATCGCCCTGCACCTGGAGCGCGCCTACCCGTCGGCTCCCGCGCTGATTCCCGCCTCCGGCGCCGAGCGCGAGCGTGTCCTCGAACTGGAGGCCTTCTTCGACGAGATGGCCGGCAAGCACGTGCGCCGCTGGGTGTACGCGCAGCTCTTCGGCAGTGGCGTGGACATCACGCCGATCATGTTCGGTGCGTTCCCCCCGCCGATGCGTCTGCTCGGGCGCGCGCTGGTCCCCCTCATCAAGCAGGCCATCCGGCGCCAGTACCAGCTGACTCCCCCCAAGGTGGAGGAGTCCCGGGTGAAGCTGCTGGAGGGGCTCGAGCGGCTGGAGCGTGAGATTCAAGGAGACCCCTCGCGCTACCTGGTGGGCGCGTCCCTGTCGCTCGCGGACATCACCGCGGCGTCCCTCTACGCGCCCCTGTTGGCCCCCGAGGGCTCTCCCTACCACCGGCCCGGCCAGCCAACGGCCCCCGCGATAGAAGAGATGCGCGCGGCCATCAACGCACGGCCCGCGGGCCAGTGGCTCGCGCGGCGCTATCAGGAGGACCGCCAGCGCCCGGCCCGGGGCTTCACCGGGTGA